In Candidatus Woesearchaeota archaeon, a genomic segment contains:
- the rplD gene encoding 50S ribosomal protein L4, whose amino-acid sequence MQLNILNLEKKEIGKAKLPAQFDEEVRSDLIQRAVLAIENGKRQSYGAFKEAGQRPSAKLSRRRRNFKGTYGKGISRIPRKTMTRRGSSFFWVGALMPGTVGGRGAHPPKSEKIVIQKINKKENKKAIRSSLSATMNPKIVSARGHIIPKEYPFIITNDFEELRKTKEVSLALEKLGFSEEMERNGKVRIRAGKGKSRGRRYVRNRGILIVVSKECNLRKAAGSLPVEVKIINEINAGDLAPGAVPGRATLFTQKAIEIIEKEKMFE is encoded by the coding sequence ATGCAATTAAACATACTCAACCTGGAAAAGAAGGAAATAGGAAAAGCAAAGCTGCCAGCCCAGTTTGATGAGGAAGTAAGAAGCGACCTCATACAAAGAGCGGTTCTTGCAATAGAGAACGGCAAAAGGCAGAGCTACGGCGCATTCAAAGAAGCAGGACAGAGGCCTTCTGCAAAGCTCTCAAGAAGGAGAAGAAACTTCAAGGGAACATATGGAAAGGGAATCTCAAGGATTCCAAGAAAGACCATGACAAGAAGAGGCTCAAGCTTCTTCTGGGTGGGAGCGCTTATGCCGGGAACAGTTGGCGGAAGAGGAGCCCATCCTCCAAAGTCAGAGAAGATAGTCATTCAGAAGATAAACAAGAAAGAGAACAAGAAGGCAATAAGAAGCAGCCTCTCTGCAACAATGAATCCAAAAATTGTTTCTGCAAGAGGGCACATAATACCAAAGGAATACCCGTTCATAATAACAAACGACTTTGAGGAGCTCAGAAAGACAAAGGAAGTTTCCCTGGCGCTTGAAAAGCTCGGATTCAGCGAAGAGATGGAAAGAAACGGAAAAGTAAGAATCCGCGCAGGAAAGGGAAAATCAAGGGGCAGGAGATATGTGAGAAACAGGGGAATCCTCATCGTTGTCTCAAAGGAATGCAACCTGAGAAAAGCTGCAGGAAGCCTCCCTGTTGAAGTCAAGATAATCAACGAGATAAACGCAGGAGACCTTG
- a CDS encoding 50S ribosomal protein L3, whose amino-acid sequence MPTTRSPHKGSMQFWPRKRAQRPYARIRTYAADRKECAILGFAGYKVGMMQAIILDSRAASLTKGEEIVSPVTIIECPPLRLASIRFYKNINGNPKVATEILVGSEKELSRKICLSKKSFEDKMKEIGGKLSDFSDIRALVYTKPSSTGIGKKKPEIFETALSGDVKDKFNYLKERIGKDITVDEVLREGERVDIHAVTKGYGIQGPVKRFGVAIRAHKSEATKRGPGSLSDWCSQGKIMYRVAHAGQMGYHLRTEYNKLIFKVGKDDINVKSGFEHYGKIRNPYVLIKGSVAGSEKRLIRMNCAIREKKKLPEGALQMKNLISDKE is encoded by the coding sequence ATGCCAACCACAAGAAGCCCTCACAAAGGAAGCATGCAATTTTGGCCGAGAAAGAGAGCACAAAGGCCCTATGCAAGAATAAGAACCTATGCTGCAGACAGGAAGGAATGCGCTATTCTTGGATTTGCCGGCTACAAAGTTGGAATGATGCAGGCAATAATCCTCGACAGCAGGGCTGCATCGCTCACAAAAGGGGAAGAGATAGTGAGCCCCGTTACAATTATTGAATGCCCGCCATTAAGGCTCGCATCAATCAGATTCTACAAAAACATCAACGGCAACCCGAAGGTTGCAACAGAAATTCTTGTTGGAAGCGAAAAAGAGCTTTCACGAAAAATATGCCTTTCAAAAAAATCCTTCGAAGACAAAATGAAAGAAATCGGGGGAAAACTTTCTGATTTCAGCGACATAAGGGCGCTTGTTTATACAAAACCTTCTTCTACCGGAATAGGAAAGAAAAAACCGGAAATTTTTGAAACAGCGCTTTCAGGGGATGTCAAGGACAAATTCAACTATCTTAAGGAAAGGATAGGCAAAGACATTACAGTTGATGAAGTGCTGAGGGAAGGGGAAAGGGTTGACATTCATGCAGTCACAAAGGGCTACGGCATACAGGGACCTGTAAAAAGGTTCGGAGTTGCAATAAGAGCCCACAAGTCAGAAGCCACAAAGAGGGGACCGGGAAGCTTGTCAGACTGGTGCTCCCAGGGAAAGATAATGTACAGGGTAGCACACGCAGGGCAGATGGGGTACCACCTCAGAACTGAATACAACAAGCTCATATTCAAAGTCGGAAAGGACGACATAAACGTGAAATCCGGATTTGAGCATTACGGAAAAATCAGAAACCCATACGTGCTCATAAAAGGCTCTGTTGCAGGAAGCGAAAAGCGCCTGATAAGGATGAACTGCGCAATAAGGGAGAAGAAAAAGCTTCCTGAAGGCGCGCTCCAGATGAAGAATCTTATTTCAGATAAAGAATGA
- a CDS encoding THUMP domain-containing protein, which produces MDENERGERRVFAAITDAGLEDFSLEEIIEILGKNAEIVSKGRCVVKFIASYEQACRLCYLAQSIKRCILVFSDAEISANLEESAESVSALLKKEELEFLKDSSFMVECERTGSHNFQSVDLAREIGASIMKMVGCHVEFKNPKYMLFSLAAENHCITGLDFSGFDLSKREYKIFNHPNSLKGTVAYALFRNGFDAVEKIGNKNKPSEYSILNPFCRSGVVAIEGAIFSSRLPIHYFRKDAFSFLGFEFLKESLDFSQIFSKIDADAVNDSDKSFRIFASDREIRNISSAKKNAKIAGVEKKIRFSRNDMEWLDIKFDDRIIDSIISDVSLSKIDNREKVWKEFFNQCSLLLKDSGAISIVSRDEEIMKKFAGEYGFCISQHKQVWQGQQLLDFYLIKRKE; this is translated from the coding sequence ATGGACGAAAATGAAAGAGGGGAAAGAAGGGTTTTTGCTGCAATAACAGATGCAGGGCTTGAGGATTTTTCTCTTGAGGAAATAATTGAAATTCTTGGAAAGAATGCTGAGATTGTCTCAAAGGGAAGGTGTGTTGTGAAATTCATCGCATCTTATGAGCAGGCATGCCGGCTCTGCTATCTCGCGCAGTCAATAAAAAGGTGCATCCTGGTTTTTTCAGATGCAGAGATTTCAGCAAATCTTGAGGAAAGCGCTGAATCTGTTTCAGCCCTTCTGAAAAAGGAGGAGCTGGAGTTCCTGAAAGATTCCTCGTTTATGGTTGAATGCGAGAGGACAGGGAGCCACAACTTCCAGAGCGTTGACCTTGCACGGGAAATCGGCGCTTCAATCATGAAGATGGTGGGCTGCCATGTTGAATTTAAGAATCCAAAATATATGCTGTTCTCCCTTGCGGCTGAAAACCACTGCATTACCGGGCTTGACTTTTCCGGCTTTGACCTGAGCAAGAGGGAATACAAGATTTTCAACCATCCGAATTCCCTCAAGGGGACAGTTGCATATGCGCTTTTCAGGAATGGCTTTGATGCTGTTGAAAAGATTGGAAATAAGAATAAACCATCTGAATATTCAATCCTCAACCCCTTCTGCCGTTCTGGAGTTGTTGCAATCGAGGGCGCGATATTCTCTTCAAGGCTTCCAATACATTATTTCAGGAAAGACGCTTTTTCATTTCTGGGATTTGAATTCCTGAAAGAGAGTTTAGATTTTTCCCAGATTTTCTCAAAAATTGATGCAGATGCGGTAAATGATTCTGACAAGTCCTTTCGTATTTTTGCCTCGGACAGGGAAATCAGAAATATTTCTTCTGCAAAGAAGAATGCGAAGATTGCAGGTGTTGAGAAGAAAATCCGCTTCAGCAGGAATGACATGGAATGGCTGGACATAAAGTTTGATGACAGGATTATTGATTCAATAATCTCTGATGTATCCCTTTCAAAGATTGACAACCGCGAAAAGGTCTGGAAGGAGTTTTTCAACCAGTGCAGCCTGCTTTTGAAGGACAGCGGCGCAATTTCAATTGTCTCAAGGGATGAGGAGATTATGAAAAAATTTGCAGGGGAATACGGCTTTTGCATATCTCAGCACAAGCAGGTCTGGCAGGGGCAGCAGCTCCTTGATTTCTATCTCATTAAAAGAAAGGAATAA
- a CDS encoding tRNA-binding protein, whose protein sequence is MEEINFEDWKKLDLRVGKVIEIERVPKTEKLYKLQVEIGLEKPIQIVTSLVPYYKEDEIMGKEIIVLANLKKAKFGGEISEGMLLCAETENGDKCVLLTTERKIEPGTRIT, encoded by the coding sequence ATGGAAGAAATTAATTTTGAGGACTGGAAGAAGCTTGACTTAAGGGTTGGAAAAGTCATAGAAATTGAAAGGGTTCCCAAAACAGAAAAGCTCTACAAACTCCAGGTCGAGATAGGGCTGGAAAAGCCCATTCAGATTGTGACAAGCCTTGTCCCTTACTATAAGGAGGATGAAATCATGGGAAAGGAAATCATTGTTCTTGCAAACCTCAAGAAGGCTAAATTCGGCGGAGAAATTTCAGAGGGGATGCTTCTTTGCGCAGAAACTGAAAATGGCGACAAGTGCGTGCTTCTGACAACAGAAAGGAAAATTGAGCCCGGAACAAGAATAACTTAG
- a CDS encoding multiprotein bridging factor aMBF1: MKTGNMVCELCGKEGDELFRIDVEGTEMNACAKCSKFGKVVGHKSAEVERKKTEDEEKRRESIPEKPEIVEKIVEGFSAKIRNRREELNLKQEDFAKMISVKDSLLHKLETGEFTPPIELARKIERILKIKIVEEVEETHVHYSEKKGGNSMTIGDLVKIKEK; the protein is encoded by the coding sequence ATGAAAACAGGCAATATGGTTTGCGAGCTTTGCGGAAAAGAGGGCGATGAGCTTTTCAGGATTGATGTCGAAGGGACAGAAATGAATGCCTGCGCCAAGTGCAGCAAATTTGGCAAGGTAGTCGGGCACAAGAGCGCAGAAGTCGAAAGGAAAAAAACAGAGGATGAGGAAAAAAGAAGGGAAAGCATCCCTGAAAAGCCGGAGATTGTGGAAAAGATAGTTGAGGGATTTTCAGCCAAGATAAGGAACAGGAGAGAGGAGCTCAATCTCAAGCAGGAGGACTTTGCAAAGATGATTTCAGTAAAGGATTCCCTCCTTCACAAGCTTGAGACGGGTGAATTCACGCCGCCAATAGAACTTGCAAGAAAGATTGAAAGGATTCTCAAGATAAAGATAGTTGAAGAGGTTGAGGAAACGCATGTTCACTATTCGGAAAAAAAGGGCGGCAACTCAATGACAATAGGAGACCTTGTAAAGATAAAGGAGAAGTAA
- a CDS encoding secondary thiamine-phosphate synthase enzyme YjbQ, whose translation MAELHIKTECREGLIDITPEIEKILTKISKRDGFLLILSKHTTASIIINEGEEGLKRDIMLSLSGIVPKGKYEHNRIDSNAEAHIKSAIIGAEKLVPVKKGKMELGTWQRIMLAEFDGPRERTISINFIPAKGGRNAK comes from the coding sequence ATGGCTGAATTGCACATCAAGACAGAGTGCAGGGAAGGGCTTATTGACATAACTCCTGAGATTGAAAAGATTTTAACCAAGATTTCAAAAAGGGATGGGTTCTTGCTTATATTGTCAAAGCACACAACAGCTTCAATAATAATAAATGAGGGTGAAGAGGGGCTTAAGCGCGACATAATGCTCTCGCTTTCAGGAATTGTCCCGAAAGGAAAATATGAGCACAACAGGATTGACAGCAATGCAGAAGCCCACATAAAATCAGCGATAATTGGCGCTGAAAAACTGGTTCCTGTGAAAAAGGGGAAAATGGAGCTCGGAACCTGGCAGAGGATAATGCTTGCTGAATTTGACGGTCCTAGGGAAAGGACAATAAGCATTAATTTTATTCCGGCTAAAGGGGGAAGGAATGCAAAATGA